The genomic window TTGCCGGCGCCGAGTGGACCTTCGAGGTGGGCCAGGACGAGGCCACCGGGACGAAGCTGGTCGATCCAGGCCGGAGGGATCGCGCGCAGCGCGCAGGTCGCGATGATGCGGTCGAACGGCGCGTGGTCTGCGAGGCCGTCGGCTCCGTCACCCGCGGCGAGCGTCGGCCGGTAACCCAGCCCCGATAGGCGGTGGCGCGCGGCGGTTACGAGCGCGGGGTCGATATCGACGGAGTACACGTTACGGTCGCCGAGCCGGTGGGCCATCAGCCCGGCGTTGTAACCGGTTCCGGTACCGATCTCCAGCGCGCGCATCCCGGTGGAGAGTTGCAGGGCCTCGAGCATCCGGATCATCAGGTCTGGTTTGGTGGAGCTACAGACGGGGACCTGGACGCCGCGCTCGCTGTCGTCGACGATCTCGGTGATCAGCGTGGTGGGTGAGTACACCAGCTCCAGCCACCGCGCGACGTCGGCGGGGTCGTGTGGTTCGTGTGCGATCCACCGTGCCGGGCGCGTGCTGGTGTCCTGCAGGTAGTAGCGCGGGACGAACTCGTGTCGAGGTACGGCGAGCAGGGCCGCACGCCACTGCGGGGTCCGCAGGTCACCATCCGCCGTCAGCCGGTCGGCCAGCCGCCGAGCAAGCGGGCGCCAGGTCGGCTCCGTCACCCCCGCCGTCACCGGATACCTCCGCCGGCGAGGAGCCGGACCAGGCTGTCGGTGATCGGCACCCCGGCCATGGCCTCAAGGAAACCGTACTGACCGCCCGGATTGCACTCCAGCATCGACACGACCTCGCCCCGCTCATCATGCGGATCGGGGCCGAGCACGAGATCGAAGGCTCCGTAGACCAGGCCCAGCTCGGACATGAACGCCCGCAAGGCCGTGACGACCCGATCGGGAAGATCGATCACCTCGAACGACAAGGACTGGATGTCCGCCTTCCAGTCGATATAGGACTCTTGCGATCCGGCGCGGATCGCGACCGCGAAAACGTCCTCCCCGACGATCACCGCACGGCACTCTCGCAGCTTCGGAACCCAGTCCTGCAGCTGGTGAGCTGTCACCTCGATGCCGGCAAGGTCCGCCAGATCCGGTGCGGTCAGTCGCCGGGTGTAGCCCATCCGGTAAGTATCGTTCTCGAACAGGAGATTGGTACTGAGCGGTTTACACACCACACCCGTCGCCGAGGACCGAGCAAACCGGGTTACAGCTGTATCCCTGTTCGTGATCAAAGTTCGGGGAATACGCAGTCCACAGCGAGCCCCAACCGAGTACTGCACCGGCTTGTACGCCGCTGTCGCGGCGAGATCGGGTCGGTTGACCCAGAAGACACCAGGCAGGGCCAGCAGCACCCCGGCAACGCCGAGCTTGGCTTCCCTACGCGCGTAGTCGGCTTCCGCCGCCGACATACCCTCCGGCATCCGGAACAACGAGGGCGACCGCACCCACACGGCACGGACCGATGCCAGGTCGACCTCGTGGTACTCAGTACGCAGGCAGCCCTCCCACGCCCCGTCGCGAAACATCGCGTCCAGCGCCAGCCGCTGCGGGAACCAGGACAGGTCGATCCGCACCACCGGCACACCGGCCTCGGACAGTCCCTGGATCACCCCGTCCGCGGTGCGGTCCAACTCCTGGGCGAGCACCAGAACCGTCATCGCCTCAACCAGTGAAGTCCGGGATGGTCTCCCAATCGTAGTCCTTCGATGGGCCTTCGTCCCCGTCCTTGTGGTTGATGGTCGTCCACTCCAGCTTCGCCAGCGGCGGTAGCGGCACTCCGGTCACGACGTCAACCGCCACCTGCCGCACCGGGCAGTACCGGTACGACGTGGGCGGGGTCGGTACCCCGACATCGGACACCCAACGCAACCCGAACGGCCTCGCCCCCGGACCCGACGGGGACTCGCTGGACGCCGGCACGGCACAGCCCGAAGGAGCCAGCGGGAACCGCTCGGAAACCCCAACCAACGGATCACCGACGAACCGCGCACCAGCCACCACACCCACCCCCTTCACCGAGAGAATCCGAACCAATACTAGACGCATACACCAGCGGCCGACAGTACCCACGTCCGCGGCTGTCATCGGCCGCGGACGTAAGCTGCGCCTTCGGCGAGATCGCCGCCTACTACGAATCGCTCACGGCGGGTGTGCGGGGGCCAGCATGATCGGAGCCCCACCCGAAGTCCGTCGAGTGGGGCTCCGAACGACGCGAAGCCAGCTGCAGGCGTGGGCGATGATGACACTCGCCGGTCGAACTTCTCGGCGCGGCTGGGCTCGGACCGGTGATGGTCACATCCGTCCTCACGGCGCCCGGGGAGTTACTTGCCTTCCTGTACGGCGCGATGCTGCCAGGCGGCGATGGTGTCGATGTCCTCGGCGGTGAGCCCGACGCTGGGCGCCACGGTGTGCAGCAGTGCTGGTCCTGAATGATGCGCTGCTACCCACGCCCGATCGGTGTCGGTCGTCTCGTCATCGATCCACACGAAGGGAAGCCCCGCCGCATGGTCGACGATCCGGCGAGTCTTCCAATGCAGTCCTATCCTGGCGTCGTGCTCGTCTTCGAAGGAGCCTGGCCACGTCAGCACCGGCAACGCCGGAAGGCCCAGCAGTGGGGCAATGCACTCATTGGCCTCGTCCACCCAGGTGGTGGCCCAGATGAGGTGGCAACCAAGCGCGAGCAGCCTGGGTCCGAGTGCCGGATTGACCCGGGCGAGCAACGGATTGCACAGCTCCACGTCCGCCTCGAGCTCGTACTCCCTGACAGCGCCCCCGAACGGAATCAACGGCCCATCCACGTCGAGGTACAGCAGCGGCAGCCCCATAGCATCGACAGCGTATCCGACCGCAAAGCATCCAGGACGACAGGCGAACGTCCGCTCATGCCGATGAGTGGACGGGGTCACGCGCTGGTGGCGGTGGTCCTCCGGGCTCGCCGTCGCGCAGCTTCAGCGGCGCCTGTCGGGGGTGACGATCTCGAACGCGGCCGTTCACGAAGGTGAGAACGGCGCTTGGGTGCAGCCGCAGCACCTCGCCACCGGCCGCAGGCTTGGCAAGCAGGTCGAGCAGTCGTTGGTGGCGATCCGGTAGGGCCTGGCCCGCAACGTCGCCCCCTCGAAGTTCCCACTGACAGTCGGCGAAGAACGTCTCCTCCATTGTGTCGTTGGTGTCTTCGGTCTCCAACCTTGCATACTGACACCGCCACATTCAGCGCGACCAGATGGATCGCGCAGACTTGGATGCCATTCAGGACAGTCTGGTATTCGAGTTGACTCCTGTCTGTCAGGTGCTGACACTGAACGATCGTGGAGGCGGAGTACCCGTGCCCGTGCTGTGGGCATCTGATGTTCACTGAGCCGCCAGGCTCCCACGAGATCTGCGAAGTGTGTTTCTGGGAGGACGATGCGGTCCAGTTGCGGTGGCCTGACTGGAGCGGCGGTGCGAATACCCCTGCACTGATTGATGCGCAGCGTGCCTACGCCGAACTCGGTTCGATGGAGTTTCGTTTCACCGGTCTCGTGCGTACAGCCACCCCATCCGAGCCGGTCGACGACGGCTGGCGCCCCATCGATCTCGCCGTCGACAACGTCGAGCTCCAGGGTGTCAACAGCGCACCTTGGCCGACTGATCACACGTCGCTCTACTGGTGGCGACCGAACTACTGGCGTCGAAGCTGACACTCTGGTGCGCCGAGTATCGCTTAGCCCCGGGCTTTCGCGGGAGTGAGGGTTTGGCGGCGTGCCGTGGAAGGAGAATGGTGCTCTGAGCTGCGATGATACGGCTTGTCGAAGGTCGTATTGGTCGCAGGTTCAGGAGCACCATTCAGGTGAGTAAGTGTAGGTCGCCGTATCCGCGGCTGGTGGTAGGCGGGTCGGGTTCGGGTGTCGTGTCGCAGGCCGGGGCGGTGTTGCTGCTGC from Amycolatopsis cihanbeyliensis includes these protein-coding regions:
- a CDS encoding methyltransferase domain-containing protein, with protein sequence MTAGVTEPTWRPLARRLADRLTADGDLRTPQWRAALLAVPRHEFVPRYYLQDTSTRPARWIAHEPHDPADVARWLELVYSPTTLITEIVDDSERGVQVPVCSSTKPDLMIRMLEALQLSTGMRALEIGTGTGYNAGLMAHRLGDRNVYSVDIDPALVTAARHRLSGLGYRPTLAAGDGADGLADHAPFDRIIATCALRAIPPAWIDQLRPGGLVLAHLEGPLGAGNLVALRRGEQPVVQGKFLPWWGCFMRRRTTTGPTSGSHRPTPTTQQATTRPSTLDPAELDGGFRFLAQLHLPAETFRSIRLADDHTPVTYLLAPDGSWAEVTRHADACGHYTAREAGPTPLWTAVESAWTEWNHLGTPPWHDFGITATPNEHRIWHSDPAGPSWRLPIPTRRPAW
- a CDS encoding MvdC/MvdD family ATP grasp protein; this translates as MTVLVLAQELDRTADGVIQGLSEAGVPVVRIDLSWFPQRLALDAMFRDGAWEGCLRTEYHEVDLASVRAVWVRSPSLFRMPEGMSAAEADYARREAKLGVAGVLLALPGVFWVNRPDLAATAAYKPVQYSVGARCGLRIPRTLITNRDTAVTRFARSSATGVVCKPLSTNLLFENDTYRMGYTRRLTAPDLADLAGIEVTAHQLQDWVPKLRECRAVIVGEDVFAVAIRAGSQESYIDWKADIQSLSFEVIDLPDRVVTALRAFMSELGLVYGAFDLVLGPDPHDERGEVVSMLECNPGGQYGFLEAMAGVPITDSLVRLLAGGGIR
- a CDS encoding CPCC family cysteine-rich protein produces the protein MEAEYPCPCCGHLMFTEPPGSHEICEVCFWEDDAVQLRWPDWSGGANTPALIDAQRAYAELGSMEFRFTGLVRTATPSEPVDDGWRPIDLAVDNVELQGVNSAPWPTDHTSLYWWRPNYWRRS
- the tgmA gene encoding putative ATP-grasp-modified RiPP, which encodes MTAADVGTVGRWCMRLVLVRILSVKGVGVVAGARFVGDPLVGVSERFPLAPSGCAVPASSESPSGPGARPFGLRWVSDVGVPTPPTSYRYCPVRQVAVDVVTGVPLPPLAKLEWTTINHKDGDEGPSKDYDWETIPDFTG
- a CDS encoding HAD domain-containing protein; the protein is MGLPLLYLDVDGPLIPFGGAVREYELEADVELCNPLLARVNPALGPRLLALGCHLIWATTWVDEANECIAPLLGLPALPVLTWPGSFEDEHDARIGLHWKTRRIVDHAAGLPFVWIDDETTDTDRAWVAAHHSGPALLHTVAPSVGLTAEDIDTIAAWQHRAVQEGK